CAGACCGACCGCGAAGCGCGACTCGAAATGAGCCTGGCCCGCCCCAACCTGGCCGCCGCGCGCGACGCCATTGCTCAACTATGCGGTGATCAGCTCGGCCCCGCCGGCGACGAGGAAAAGCGGGGCGAGATCTCGGCCACACAATGGGCGCTCAGCTGGAACGGGCGCCTGCCCGAGGATACGCCGGTCGACGAAGTACACCAGCTTCTGGTCGCGCAGCGGCGGCATGCGATTCTCGATCGCTGGACGCAAACACCGCTGGCCGTGTTGGGCGGACTAACACCCGCGGCGGCCGCTAAAGATCCCGGCCAAAAGATCCGATTGCTGGGCGCGATCCTGGTGTTGGAACTGTCGTTTCAAGAGGCTTCGATCGGCGATGTCTTCACCGCCCTGCGGAGCAAGCTGGGGTTGCCCGAGCCGGGCCCGGTCGATCCGGCACAGAATCCGGTCGAGGACGTGCCGCTCGCTCGTTTGCATCGGGTGGAGTGGGAAAAGGCCTCGGACGAGGCGCTGATCCTGGGCAATCGCCGCGCGGGTTTTACGGCCGCGCGCCTCGCCTCGCGAAGAATTGCCGAGGCGGCGCTGGAGCGAGAATCACTCAAGGGCCGGATCGACCGTGCGCAGCTCTATGGCTTGCTCGCACGGCTGGATGACGACACGAGCCGCGCGATTAACTACCTCGAAAAGGCGCGCACCGCGTCCGAAGACGCCAACAAATCGACCGCGATGTGGGACCTGGAAGAACTGACGCTGCGGTTGGAGCGCGGTGAGCCTCACGAATTCAGCCGCTTGATTCAGCACATTCAAGCGCACCACTCTCGCGAGCCGGGTGTCGCCCAGGCGCTGATGCAGATTCTGGTCGAAGCGGGGCTTGTCACGCCCGACGGTCGCCCGGTACACGTACCGCAGGAAGCCACCTCGCCTCTCGTGGTGCCCGGCGCCGGTGCTGAGCCTGGAAAGATTTGGACTCCCGAAAGCGAAGCGGGACCCGGAAAGAAATCGGCCCTGTGGGTGCCTGGCGAATAAGCGATGAAAATCCCCCTCCCTTTCAGGGAGGGGATAGGGGAGGGTCGGAACGTGCCATGACAGGATAGCGTTGCTTAAGCACAAGCTGTCTCCGTCAAACACCTGCGTCGAGGTACTCTTAACCCTCGCCCAAGTCCTTTACGCCTTCAGAATCCACAGCCTCACGACCCTGGCCGCAACTGCACAATGCTGTCGAGAGAGGGGATCGTTGAAGGCACTTTCGCACGAGTAGCGAGACTAAGCCCCATGCCTTCGCTCTACGACCGCCTGGGTGTTCCGAAGCTCATTAACGCCGCAGGCACGTTGACCCGGCTGGGTGGGTCGTTGATGGACGCCGAGGTCGTCGCGGCAATGGCCGAGGCCTCGCGCAGCTTCGTGCGGATGGATCAATTGCACGCCGCAGCGGGAGAGCGCATTGCCGAACTGACCGGTGCCGCAGCGGGACTGGTCACCACGGGCGCCGCCGCATCGCTAACGCTCTCCGCCGCGGCCTGTCTGGCGGGCACGGATTTCGCGCGCATGGACCGGCTGCCCGACACGTCGGACATGCCCAACGAGATCGTCATTCCGCGCTCGCACCGAAACGGCTACGACCACGCGCTGCGCGCGGCCGGAGCGCGCCTGGTCGAGGTTGGCCTGGCCGAACGGACGCGCGATCCGCAGCCGTGGGAGATCGCGGCCGCCGTCAATGACCGCACGGTGGCGATCGCGTTTTCGGTCGGCTTCTCACCGCTGCCGCTCGAGGAAGTCGTTGTCGTCGCCCGAGAGCACGGCGTGCCGGTGATCGTCGATGCTTCGGCGGCGCTACCGCCACGTGGCAATCTGCGAAAGTTCATCACGGCCGGCGCCGACCTGGTGGCCTATAGCGGTGGCAAGGCGATTCGCGGCCCCCAAGCGTCGGGCATCCTCTGCGGTCGGCGCGATCTGGTGGCTTCGGCCGCGTTGCAAATGTGGGACATGGATTTTTTGCCCGAGCTGTGGAACCCGCCGCCGGCGCTCGTCGATCCCGCGATTGTTAAGCGAGGCGTTCCCAACCACGGCCTGGGGCGTGCCATGAAAGTCGGCAAGGAGGAAATCGCGGGGTTGCTCGTGGCGCTCGAACGATTCGTTGCCGGTGATGATACGGCCGACCGCACGCGACTCGCGGCGGTCACGAAGCAAATCGCGGCCGGTCTTGGCGATCTGCCGGGCGCGTCGGTCTCGCTGGTCGAGCGCGAGGAGCTGTGGCCGGTGGTGCGCTTGGAGTTTGCTTCGACGGCGCCAAAGTGCGCGATCGAAGTCGCCCGCGCGCTAGAAAGCGGCTCGCCGCCGGTCTATCTGGCCACCGGCGACGCGCACATGGGGCGCCTGGGGATCGATCCGTTTTGCGTGCAGCCGGGTGAGGCCGAGGTGGTCGTCGAGCGTGTGCGCGCGGCTTTCGACTCCTGACGAATAGCGTGTTCCCCTTGGATTTCAGAGCGCCTGCCGGCGCACGGACAAGCGAGTGGTCGGTGCCACCCAGGATTTTCTGTAGCCGGAGTCTGTGACGCCGGAAGCCGCATGGTGAAATCCCGGCCTCGCAGAGGCCGGCTAGAGAAAGCACGGCGCAGAATATCAACTTTGCAGTTCTCGCGAAGATCAATGCCCGCGCGTTGACGTCGCCACAACGCCGGGCGAAAATGCCCGAGCACATTTCTCAAATCGTTCGAACGCATTCTTTTCTGCGAGGGGTTCGCCATCATGTCGACTACAGCCGCCACGCCCAGCGTCTTGTCGGAAATCAAGGATTCCGTGAAGTGGATCTGGTTCAACCGTCCGCAGGTGAAAAATGCGCTGACGCCCGAGGTGGCCGACCAGATGCGCGCCGAAATCGAAAAGGCCGCCGACGAGGGAGCCCGGGTGGTCGTCATCAGCGGCAAGGGGGGCGCGTTTTGCTCCGGCGCCGATTTGAAGGCCGTGGCGCCGCGGCTGGGCGAAACCGTGAGCGTCAAGGACATTCTGCTGAACCATTATCATCCGCTGGTGCTGGCGATGACCCGGCTGCCGCTGCCGGTGATCGCGGCCGTCGACGGCGCGTCGGCCGGCATCGGCTGCGATATCGCGCTTGCCGCGGATATTCGCCTCGTTAGTGAGCGCGGCTTCTTCGCCGAAATCTTCGTGAATATCAACCTCATGCCGGACGGCGGCGGATCGTTCACGTTGTCACGGCTCGTAGGCACGGGTCGGGCCTTGGAAATGGCCATGACCGGTTGCCGCGTGCCGGCCGACGATGCCGAGCGCTGGGGCCTGGCGAATCACGTCTACCCGTCCGAAGGTTTCGAGGCGGCGGTGCAGCAATTCGCGGCGCAGTTGGCCGCGAAGGCGCCCTTATCGATCGCGCAGTCAAAGGCCGCCATTCGCCAGAATCAGAACCCCGTCACGTTCGAGCAGGCCCTCAAGCACGAGGCGGTCACGCAGCAAACGCTGTGCGAAACGCACGATTTCGGCGAAGGCGTGATGGCCTTTCTGGAAAAGCGCAAGGCGAATTACCAGGGCAGGTAAACGGCGCTTCGAACACGCGGCTTGCGGCGCCGATCGGATTGCCAACTCAGCTCGTCAGCTCGGCCTGAGCCGTCGTCGAGGGGACTTGTTCGTGCGCCGCGCGCTCTGCCGGTACCGCCGTGAATTGCCCGCGGTAGTAGGCGAGCCACGCGATCGACACACCCCCGAACGTTGCGGCGCCGATACCGGCCGGGAATCGCCAGGCTGCCATTTCGGGCCAGAACGCCGCGGCCACGGGCAAGGCAAGCAGTCGCGCGATCTCGGCCGTGAAGGCCCACGGCTTGCGTTCCAGGACGCCTCCCATGTTGCCGACCGACCACAGAACATAGATCGTGGGCAGCACCAGCGTCTGCCACGCGACGTGCTGATCGGCCAGGTTCGTCACCGTCACGCCCAGCACGAGTACTAGCGCGAATTGCACGACGACGTACGCCTTCAGCCCGGGCGGGATTTGCGGGTCGTACTTCTTGACGCTTGCGCGCGTGACTTCTTGTGCCCGCGGGCGCTCGGGCAAGCCCGGCGGTATCCATCCCAGCGGCATGAACCAGATTTTGATCTTGTCGCGCCAGCGCGGCGCGTTCCATGCGTCCTGGCAGAGTTCGACCCATCCGCCCAGGTTCGCCCACAGCGGGTTCATGCTCTTGAGCGGCTTGGTGATGCCGTAGACCGGCTGTTCGACTTCCGGCTCGAAGGTGCCGAACATCCGGTCCCAGATGATGAACATGCCGGCGTAGTTCTTATCGAGATATTTCGGATTGCGCGCGTGGTGCACGCGATGATGCGAAGGAGTGTTCATGACCCATTCGAGCGGCCCCAGTCGATCCACGGCCTCGGTGTGAATCCAGAACTGGTAGAGCAGATTGATGGCCTTCATCGACACGTACCAGAGCGGCGGAAAGCCGATCACGGCCAGCGGCAGGTAGAACACCCAGGCGAAGCAGCTTTCGAAGGCGCTTTGCCGCAGCGCGACCGTGAGGTTGTACTCTTCGCTTTGATGGTGCACGACGTGCGTCGCCCAGGG
The sequence above is drawn from the Pirellulales bacterium genome and encodes:
- a CDS encoding enoyl-CoA hydratase-related protein — encoded protein: MSTTAATPSVLSEIKDSVKWIWFNRPQVKNALTPEVADQMRAEIEKAADEGARVVVISGKGGAFCSGADLKAVAPRLGETVSVKDILLNHYHPLVLAMTRLPLPVIAAVDGASAGIGCDIALAADIRLVSERGFFAEIFVNINLMPDGGGSFTLSRLVGTGRALEMAMTGCRVPADDAERWGLANHVYPSEGFEAAVQQFAAQLAAKAPLSIAQSKAAIRQNQNPVTFEQALKHEAVTQQTLCETHDFGEGVMAFLEKRKANYQGR
- a CDS encoding DegT/DnrJ/EryC1/StrS family aminotransferase, translated to MPSLYDRLGVPKLINAAGTLTRLGGSLMDAEVVAAMAEASRSFVRMDQLHAAAGERIAELTGAAAGLVTTGAAASLTLSAAACLAGTDFARMDRLPDTSDMPNEIVIPRSHRNGYDHALRAAGARLVEVGLAERTRDPQPWEIAAAVNDRTVAIAFSVGFSPLPLEEVVVVAREHGVPVIVDASAALPPRGNLRKFITAGADLVAYSGGKAIRGPQASGILCGRRDLVASAALQMWDMDFLPELWNPPPALVDPAIVKRGVPNHGLGRAMKVGKEEIAGLLVALERFVAGDDTADRTRLAAVTKQIAAGLGDLPGASVSLVEREELWPVVRLEFASTAPKCAIEVARALESGSPPVYLATGDAHMGRLGIDPFCVQPGEAEVVVERVRAAFDS
- a CDS encoding sterol desaturase family protein; its protein translation is MGTLVDTILGSGINYVGLAVPFFFLLIGVEIVAGIVERKQLYRLNDSITDLSCGIVDQILAIFLNVLLFASYLYLFDHFRIFELADASPAVKWVAAIGLLFGVDFCFYWFHRIAHEYAAPWATHVVHHQSEEYNLTVALRQSAFESCFAWVFYLPLAVIGFPPLWYVSMKAINLLYQFWIHTEAVDRLGPLEWVMNTPSHHRVHHARNPKYLDKNYAGMFIIWDRMFGTFEPEVEQPVYGITKPLKSMNPLWANLGGWVELCQDAWNAPRWRDKIKIWFMPLGWIPPGLPERPRAQEVTRASVKKYDPQIPPGLKAYVVVQFALVLVLGVTVTNLADQHVAWQTLVLPTIYVLWSVGNMGGVLERKPWAFTAEIARLLALPVAAAFWPEMAAWRFPAGIGAATFGGVSIAWLAYYRGQFTAVPAERAAHEQVPSTTAQAELTS